One Pigmentibacter ruber genomic window, GAGCATATTTAACATCACTTACACCAAAATATTTGAACATATCTAACATATATTCCGCAGAATTTCTTATTAATTTTCTTGGTTCTTTTATAAATACCTCTAGAAATTCATCATATGAAAGAATATATTTTTGCTCTTTAAATTCTCTTTTAACACTTTCTGAAACACTATTAAGCAGGTCTTTGGAGTGAGATGGTATCATTTCTTTTTTCTCCTACTTTGAACTAAAAAAAAATGCTTCTTTCTGTTAACCTCTAATCATTCTCATGGAATGATAGAGGAAGAATTGATTTCTTGTAAGAGCGCGATCCCTCTTTGGATCGAATTATTTGTCGAAAGGGGTAAAGGGTTGAAAAAGAAATTTGTAATAGACACAAATGTGTTGCTATCTAATCCAAGTGCCATTTTCTCTTTTGAAGATAATGATGTGTACATTCCAATATCAGTAATTGAGGAACTAGACACTTTTAAAAAGGGTTTGAGTGAAACGGGAAGGAATGCTCGTCATTTTTCAAGAATTCTTGATGATCTTCGAGAGAGAGGATCTTTAAGCAATGGTATACCTTTATTTGGAGACAAAAGAGATAGTGGTAAAGTTTATGTTGTTTTAGAGTCAGATATGGCTCTATTGCCTACTCATTTTGAAAGAAAACCTGATAATTTAATACTAAGCGTTGCATTGATATTAAAAAAACAAGCAGCAAATATGCCAGTAATTTTAATAACTAAGGACTCTAACCTGCGGATTAAAGCTGATGCATTAGGTGTTAGTGTTTCAGACTTTGAAGCTGATAAAGTTAACATAGAGGAGCTTTACACAGGAATAGTAGAATTTGAAGTTGAATCAGAAGTACTTAAAAAATATTTATCATCTGGTTCAGTTTCGTTAGAAGAATATGAACTCATGCCTAATCAGTATGTTATTTTAAGAGATGCAAAAGATCCATTGCAGTTTGTTTATGGAAAATATGATCATGTTACGGGTAATTTAAAAAATTTAAATTTAGGTGGAAAAGATTTTGTTTGGGGTATTTATCCAAGGAATTTAGAACAAAGTTTTGCTTTAGATTTACTATTAGACGATGATGTTAAGCTTGTTACTTTAGTTGGTACTGCAGGAACTGGTAAAACTTTACTAGCCATTGCAGCAGGATTAGAAAAAACAACTGATGAATCAAAATACCAAAAATTACTAGTTAGTAGACCTATTTTCCCTTTAGGTAGAGATGTAGGCTATTTGCCTGGTACTTTAGAAGAAAAACTAAATCCTTGGATGCAACCAATATTTGATAATTTAGAACTTTTACTTGGTGGTGTTTCTCAAGGAAGACAAAAAAGACTTTCTCAAAGTTATCATGAATTAATTAATCAAGGTATATTAGAGGTAGAACCACTTACTTATATTCGTGGACGTTCCATACCAAATCAATACTTTATTGTTGATGAAGCACAAAATTTAACTCCACATGAAATTAAAACTATTTTGACTCGTGCTGGAGAAAATACAAAAATTATCCTAACAGGCGATCCTTATCAAATTGATAATCCTTATGTTGACGCAGCAAGTAATGGTTTAACTTATGTTGTAGAGAGAATGAAACAAGAAGCTATAGCAGGTCATGTTACTTTAGTCAAAGGGGAAAGATCTGCTTTGGCTACAATTGCTGCTAATTTATTATAATAAAATATTAAATTTTTTTGCTAACTGTTTTTTGGGGGAGGGATAATACTCCCAAGAATAAGCTCAGAAATTCTTTCTAAATCATCTAAAGTATAATAACTTATTTCAATTTTTCCTTTGTTGGTATCACCTGTGATTTTAACTTTTGTCCCCAAATGTCCTTTGTATTGATCACAAATATAACGAAGATCTGGGGAAATAGAATCAGTAAGTGTTTTATGAGGTTTGTCTAGCTTTAATGATTTAATTAATTCTTCAGCTTGTCTAACTGACAACTTTTTTTTGACTATAATTGAGTGAGCTTTTAGTTGCAGCTTGGAGTTGTCAATAGCACATAACGCTCTTGCGTGACCTGCAGTAATAATCTTTAAATTAAGATCATCTAAAATTTTATCAGGAAGAGACAGTAGTCTTATAGTATTTGATATTGTCGCTCTATTTTTACCTATTCTGGATGCTAAGGTTTCTTGTGTATAATTGTGTTCGTCTAAAAGTTTTTTATATGTTTGTGCTTCTTCAACCGCAGATAAGGCTTCTCTTTGAATATTTTCAATAAGCGCTAGTTCTAAAGAAGAATGATCATTTAAGTCTCTTACAATACACGGTATTTTATCTAAGCCTGCAATTTGCGCTGCTTTCCAGCGTCTTTCACCAGCAATAATTTTAATTTTTTCGTTTTCATCTAACGATACGATAACTGGCTGCAATATTCCATAAGTTCTTATACTTTGTGCTAATTCATCTAAGCTTTCAGGATCAAAATAAGTTCTTGGTTGTTCTTCTAAGGGTTCTATATTGTTTATAGGTATATATTCAATTACTTGATTTTGATAATAGTTTTTTGAGGTACCATGGAATTTATGGTTGAATGTAACAGGTTTATTTTTATCTAGTTTTAATAAGTCATTGCTATTGAGAGGCATTTCATTCTCCTACAGTGAATAGAGACCTTAAATCTGAAAACTTTTTTTTCAAGAGAAAATGAGTTTTTTCTTATTTTCTTAGTAGATTCATTATATTAAATAAAAATGTTTCACGTGAAACATTTTTAAATATTTTCTATTGAATCTATTTTAAGTCGTAATCGATAATTTTAACAAGATTTGAAAAATGTCGCTATTCTTTTTTGACTTGATTAATTTCATTTAACTCGAGTCTTCTCTGTAATGCTTTTAATTCTCCTGACTGCTCCATATCGCTAAGTATTTTTTGCAATATACTAACCTGTGATTGAAATTTATTAGAAAGAAAATGATATAAAGGAGTTTGAAAGTTCTCAGGAGAGTATGAATACTTTATTTTTGTGGTATTTCCCATTTTTTTCATTACAATATTAGCATTAATGCGTGATGTAATAAATAAATCGATTCTGTCAAGTAAAAGCATTTGAATAAGCTGTTCTATAGAGTTAACAGATTCAAGAGTTTTTACTTTACTGAGGTAGTCTTCAAATCCAGGCAAACCTTTAATTATTCCTACTCTATAATTTTTAAAAGAATCTTTGGTAATTTCTCTAAAATTTAATTCTTTTGTAGAAAAAATTGTAGGTGATATAAAGTAAATTGAAGGAACAATTTTTATCAGCTGTGCATGATCATCTGCAAATTTAGTATATCTGCATACTTCACCATCAAGATTTCCTTTAAAGGTTTCAAAAATTGATCTCCAACCGGGAAGAACATTGATATGAAAAGGAATATTAGCTTTATTGTAGATGATATTTAAAATACCTGCACATATTTTCTGATGAGGTATATTCACAATTTGTCCCAATTCAATTACTTTTTTTTCATTTTCAAATGCATATGACTGCATATTAGTTACTAAAATACATAGAGATATTTTGATCAATAGTAGTTTCATAATTGCCTTAGAGTCTATTTAAAAAGTAAAATTCAATTCTTAATTTAGCATAGTAGCAGATAAATACATATTATCATTATTGAAATCAACAGAATGTTTCACGTGAAACATTTTTTTAGAGACCCTAATCTGAGTTTTAACGTAATAGAATAATAAACCTATTGATGGGGTATGTTAAATTTATTTTTAGGAAAGTTTAAAGTCTATGAATTTATAAAAATATTTTAATCATCTGATTTCTGATAAGTATGCTTTTTTAAGCAATATAAATAAGTTTAATTTTCGGCTTGTCGTATATTGAAAGGATATTTTATGCAAAAGTCGAAAATTAAACTTATTAAGGAACTTGTAAAAAAAAGAATTGAAGAAGATGTAATCCATATTCTTGAAATAATTAAAAGTGGATTTGATGTACATATTAAAGTTGAGTCACAGGATATTCAAGAAATAGTCCTTGATTTTCTTGAATTAGAACAAAAGAATCAATTTCTATGCTTTAATATCATTACGAATCCACAGGAATTGGATGAAAAATATGTAACGGTTATAAGTAAACAATCGACTATCATTCCAACAGTATTAATTCATCCAGATACAATAAAATATGGTTTAGGATTTATTATTTATAAAGTTTCGTCTCCTGAACTTCTTATTTCTTCACCAGCAAGTGCTATTGAGAAGATTCTAGAACATTTTGGTCTCGATATTTATTTAGATGTATTTGATAGTGAAATCTTTCGAAAGCTAAAGTTAGTAGCAAAACATCTGGGATTAAATTTTTTTATAGATGCTGTGGTTCAAACAGCTTATTTGGGCGGTTTTAAAGGTTCTTACCCAAGCGCAACAGAGTATCTAGATCATATTCTTATAAATTTTGATGAAATATATAGCAATAGTCAGATTTCGCTTGAAAAATGTGCAGAAAATTTATTTTCTTATACATTGTTACAAAGTCATGATGCCCATGGCTTTATAAAAGCTGCTTTGAGTTTTTATACAGTAAAAAAGAAGGGGTTTACTATTACAAAAGCGAGTCAATTGCTCCAAATATCTCGAACTACATTACAAGAACATCTTAAGTTGGCAGAAAAACTTGGGGTATCTAATTTTTTTGAAGGATATAGGCAAAAAACACTTTAATTGAAAAATATTATTGCAAATTATGTGAGCGAGGGCTTGCAGAAACTCAAAGTTCACAGTAATAACAAGGCCAGATACAGGAACGAGCGGGTGCTGCTTGGGTTGCCGAACCTAAACAACACCGTTTTTGTTTTAGATATTTTTTATTTTCTTTTGAAAATTCAGCTTAAAATGGCTGAACATGCCTTGAGGTGGAGTAAATGGCAGGCTCTCTAGATATTTATCCGTTTCATGATACAGAAGGTGCCATAAGATTTGGTATTCAAGTAGGTATTTTCTTAGTGGGAGTATATATAGCGCAAAGGCTCATAATACAACCTGCGGTAAAACTTCATAACGAACGCAGACGGAGAACAATCGGAGCAACAGAAGCTTCTCGATTGGAAAATGATCGGGCAAGAAAGTTAGAAATGCAGTACCTTGAAGAGCTTAAAAAAGGTGCTGAAGAAGCTAAACGCTTGAAAGCTGAACAAATTAATGCTGCACAAAAAATTGCTACTGAAATAATAACAGAAAATCAAACTAAAGCAGAAGCTTATTTGGATGATGTAAAAGCAAGGTTAGAAGCAGAAAGAACTAAAGCTAAAAGTGATCTTCCAAATCAAGTTAAAGAATTAGTGTCAACTATTTACAAAAAAATTGGGGTTGCATGTTTAAGCTTTATTCTTGGATATGAACTTCTTAATTCAAATAAGGCTTTTGCTACCCCAGGTGACGGCTCAACTCCATCTTTTTGGTATGGTGTTTTCTGGCCATATTTTCAATTTGTAATTTATCTAGCTGCCATTATATTTTTTGCTAAAAAACCTATTGCTAACATGTTGGACAAAAATCGCACTGAGCTTAGAGCTAAACTTTCTGAAGCAAAAGAAGCTAGTTTATTAGCTGAGAGAAAAGTTAAAGAATATGAAGCACAAATAGCATCTTTGGAAGAAGAAATATCTAAATTGAAAGAACAAAGTCTATTTGATGCTAAAATTGAGCGTGAAAAGATTTTAAATGACGCAACAAAATTATCTGAATCAATTTTGAAAGATGCTCAAAGAGCTGCAAATGAAATGATTACTAGGACAAAAGAAGAAATTAAACATGAGTTGTTTAGTTTAGCTTTAAATGAAGTTGAAAAATCATTAACTGCTGAGCAATTACATTCTTTAGATGCAAAGCTAAAGTCGGAAACAATTGAAGGCATTAGGTCTCTCAATTAATTCATTTTTTTTTAATTTCTACTTATGTGGAGTTTGTAATTTATGAATAAATTTTCAGGTCCTCTTGCCAGAAGGTATGGGACAGCTCTTTTTGAATGCGGGTTAGACGCAGTTAAAAAAGGTACTTCGTTTAACGAATTTGTTGAAATAACAAGAGTTTTAGCGTCAATTTTTACAAGAAAAATGACAGGATTTTTTGTTAATCCAACTCTTTCTTTGGAAGAGAAATTAATATTATTAGATACGGTATTAGAAAAAATTCTTGCAGGTAGAGAAATTCCTTTAGAATTAAAAGAATTTCTTAAGTTAATGCTAGAAAACCATAGATTTTCTGAAATCCAGCCAGTTTTGAAAAATTTTCTGTTACGCGCTGATGAGCACATAGGGGTAGCAAGAGCTACAATTTCTTCTGCCACAAAACTAAGTGAAAGCGGTCAAGCTGAATTTTCAGCTGTTTTGGAATCTGTTTTAAATAAAAAAATTATTCTTGAATCTAAGATTGATGAATCTTTGCGTTCAGGTTTTGTTATTAAAGTTGGAAATACAAATGTAGATGCAAGTCTGCGTTCTCGTCTTTTGAATCTTAAAGAGTCTTTGAGTTAGGAGTTATATTCATGGAGCATATCCGGGTTGATGAAATAAGCCAGTTATTAAAACAAAAAATTCAAGCTTTTGGACAAAAGGCGGAAGTATCTGAGACTGGTACGGTTGTATCGATTGCAGATGGAATGGCACGCATTTATGGTCTAGAAAAAGCTTTAATTAGTGAACTTATACAATTTGAAAATGGTGTTAAAGGAATTGTCCTTAACTTAGAAGAGGACAATGTTGGAGTAGCGGTATTTTCTGGTTCAGAAACCATTCGGGAAGGAATGCAAGTTCGTAGAACTGGGAAAGTTAATAGTATTCCAGTTGGACCTCAGCTTTTAGGAAGAGTTGTAAATGCACTTGGTGAACCTATTGATGGTTTAGGGGAACTTAATACTCAAGATCATTCTCCAGTTGAAATTAAAGCGCCTGGTATTATGGCTCGTAAAAGTGTACACGAACCTCTACAAACAGGGATTAAATCAATTGACTCAATGATACCAATTGGTCGTGGCCAACGTGAGTTGATTATTGGGGATCGACAAACAGGAAAAACAGCAATTGCTATTGATACCATCATCAACCAAAAAGGTAGTGGTGTAAAATGTATTTATGTTGCAATTGGACAAAAATATTCGACAATTGCTCAAGTTGTGGAAAAGCTTCGTAGAGCAGGAGCATTAGAATATACAACTATAGTTGTTGCAGGTGCTTCTGAAGCCGCTACATTGCAATTTATGGCGCCATATACTGGTTGTACAATTGGAGAATATTTTAGAGATCGTGGCGAGCATGCGGTTATTTTTTATGATGATTTGACTAAGCATGCACAAGCATATCGTGAATTGTCTCTTCTACTTAGAAGACCACCTGGGCGTGAAGCGTATCCTGGAGATGTTTTCTATTTGCATAGTCGTTTATTGGAAAGAGCTTGTAAATTAAGTGATGATCTTGGAGCTGGAAGTTTAACTGCATTCCCAATTATTGAAACACAAGCGAATGATATTTCCGCTTATATCCCAACAAACGTTATTTCAATTACTGATGGACAAATATTTCTTGAAGCAGATCTCTTCAATGCAGGTATGCGTCCAGCAGTAAATGCCGGACTTTCTGTATCCCGTGTTGGTGGTGCTGCTCAAACTGGCTCTATGAAACAAGTTGCTGGAAACTTACGTCTTGAATTAGCTCAATACAGAGAGCTTGCAGCCTTTGCGCAGTTTGGTTCTGATTTAGATGCAGCAACACGTAAACAAATAAATCGTGGACAACGCTTAACTGAACTATTAAAACAAGCTCAATACTCACCATTACCTATGGAAAAACAAGTATTAACTATATTTGCTGCTATTAATGGTTATTTAGATAATATTGAAGTTCGTTATGTTGGTACTTTTGAGCGCCAAATGCTGAACTATTTTGAAGCTACACATAAAAATATTTTAGATGAAATAGCTACTGGTAAGAAAATGAGTAGTGAACTACAAGCTGAAATTAAAAAAGCTCTTGATGATTTTGCAAAGAGGTTTGAACCAAATGCCAGCAAGTCTTAAGGATCTTCGCAGTAAAATAAAAAGTGTTAAGGGTACTCAACAAATTACAAAAGCAATGAAGTTGGTGTCTGCTGCTAAATTTGGAAGAGCTCAACATAATGTTGTAAACTCTAGACCATATGCGCATTCCTTAGCACAATTGACATCTAAATTAGCAGGTGTCGTAAGCGGCGGCTGTACTCATCCATTGATGAATGAGTCGGCTTCAAAAATAGCTGCTGTTTTAGTTATTTCTTCTGAAAGAGGTTTATGTGGCGGCTACAATGCTAACGTTACAAAACAGGCAATTAAAACTATATCTGAGCTAGAAGCTGAAGGGTATAAAGTAGTAACAACTTGTATTGGTAAAAAAGCATTTCAAGCATTGAACAGAAGAAGGAAATTACAACTAAAAATCAAAGAGGACGCACTTTTCGCATCTGAAAATGATTATTGTGTAAATCCAGATGTATTGATTGATAATAGCGGTTTAGTTTCTATCACTGCGCCTTTCGATAAACCTACAAATGCAAATGCAACACGTTTATCTGATGCATTTGGCAAGCTTTATTCAGACGGTAAAATTGGAAAATTTGTGGTTGTTTATAATAAATTCCAATCTGCTATGTCGCAAACTCCCACCGCTGATGTTGTTTTGCCTCTTCATATTGGCGTTTCATCTATGCAAGCTGAACCAATATTTGAGCCTGAAGTGGATGAACTTCTGTCATTTGTTATACCTCGGTATATGGCATCAAGAATGTTCCAAACTTTACTCGAAGCTATAGCAAGTGAACATGGAGCTCGAATGACTGCAATGGATAACGCAACTCGGAATGCTAAGGAAATGGAACGTAAGTTACAAATTACTTATCAAAGAGCGCGTCAAGCAGCAATTACTAAAGAACTTATTGAAATTATAAGCGGTGCTGAGGCATTGTAATTTTAAAAATTTTGGAGTTTATATGTCTGGATCAGGAAAAATTATTCAAGTTATGGGACCGGTTGTTGATGTTCAATTTGAACACGGTAACTTACCAGAAATTTATCATGCCTTAAGAACAACAAATACATCTATAAACAATGATAAAGAAAATCTTGTATTAGAAGTTGCTCAACATTTAGGCGAAAATACAGTTAGAGCAATTGCAATGGATTCTACTGAAGGTTTAAGCCGTGGTGTTGCAGTTCGTAACACAGGTAAGCAAATTTCAGTTCCTGTTGGCAATAACGTATTAGGACGTATTTTAAATGTTATTGGCGATCCAATTGATGGAAAGGGTGCTGTTGAGTATTCAAAAGAATATCAAATTCATCGTAAAGCACCTGATTTTACTCGCCAAAGTACAAAACTAGAGATGCTAGAAACTGGTATTAAAGTTGTTGACTTGTTAGCTCCTTACCAAAAAGGCGGAAAAATTGGTTTATTTGGTGGTGCTGGAGTTGGTAAAACTGTTTTGATTATGGAGTTAATTAATAACATAGCAAAACAACACGGTGGATACTCTGTTTTTGCTGGTGTTGGTGAAAGAACGCGTGAAGGTAATGACCTTTATCATGAAATGAAGGACTCAGGAGTTCTTGATAAAGTTGCATTGGTTTACGGACAAATGAATGAACCACCGGGAGCGCGTGCGCGCGTTGCTCTTTCTGGTTTGTCAGTTGCTGAGTACTTCAGAGATGAACAAAATCAGGACGTGTTGTTTTTCGTAGATAATATTTTCCGTTTTACTCAAGCTGGTGCGGAAATTTCTGCGCTACTTGGACGTATTCCTTCTGCTGTGGGTTATCAGCCTAACTTGGCTACTGAAATGGGTGATTTACAGGAAAGAATTACTTCTACAAACACTGGGTCAATTACTTCTGTACAAGCTATATATGTACCAGCAGACGACTATACTGACCCAGCGCCTGCAACTACATTTGCACACTTAGATGCTACGACAAATCTAGATCGTTCCTTAACTGAAAAAGGAATTTATCCAGCTGTTCATCCTTTAAATTCAACTAGTAGAATTTTGGATCCGCAAATTGTTGGAGATGAACATTATAATACTGCACGTAAAGTTCAACAAATCTTGCAAAGATACAAAGAATTACAAGATATCATTGCAATTTTAGGTATGGACGAACTATCTGAAGAAGACAAATTAGTTGTTGCAAGAGCTCGTCGTATCGAACGCTTTTTATCACAACCTTTCCACGTTGCAGAAGTATTTACTGGAAACCCTGGAAGATATGTAAAAGTTGCAGATACAGTGCGCAGCTTTAAAGAAGTTTGCGAAGGCAAATGGGATCATCTTCCAGAATCAGCATTTTATATGGTTGGAAGTATTGAAGAAGCGGTAGAAAAGGCTAGAAAGATGGGCGTCACCGTTTAATTAAAAGACTGGGGATTGTGTATTTATGGTTGAAGCAAAAGGCAATATGCGAGTTGTTATCTTGACTCCTTATAAACGTCTCCTTGATCTTTCTGGTGTGACCGAGATCTATTTTCCAATCGATCATGGAACAATAGGTGTATTGCCTGGACATGCACCTATGGTTTCTGCTGTTGGTACAGGTGTTGTTGTTTATACTCAGAATGAAGTAGCAGGATTTTATAAGGTATCTGGGGGAGTTGCTGAAATATCAGGTTCCTCTGTTACTTTATTAGTTGATGTAGGTGAAGATGCATCTACAATTGATCTCGATAGGGCAAAAAATGCTTTAGAAAGAGCGCAAAATCGTTTAGCTGCTAAGGCTTCAGATTCAATCGATATGAAAAGAGCTGAAGCTGCACGCGCTCGTGCATTAGCTAGAATAGAGGCTGTTGAACTCCATTCAGGAAAATCAGTGCAAACAAAATAAAAGTGATTAAATTTGTTGACTATCTTTTTAAGTTATTTTTTTGATTGTGTTTGCAGATTTAAGTATAATTTTAGATTCAAAATTATGCT contains:
- a CDS encoding PhoH family protein, whose protein sequence is MKKKFVIDTNVLLSNPSAIFSFEDNDVYIPISVIEELDTFKKGLSETGRNARHFSRILDDLRERGSLSNGIPLFGDKRDSGKVYVVLESDMALLPTHFERKPDNLILSVALILKKQAANMPVILITKDSNLRIKADALGVSVSDFEADKVNIEELYTGIVEFEVESEVLKKYLSSGSVSLEEYELMPNQYVILRDAKDPLQFVYGKYDHVTGNLKNLNLGGKDFVWGIYPRNLEQSFALDLLLDDDVKLVTLVGTAGTGKTLLAIAAGLEKTTDESKYQKLLVSRPIFPLGRDVGYLPGTLEEKLNPWMQPIFDNLELLLGGVSQGRQKRLSQSYHELINQGILEVEPLTYIRGRSIPNQYFIVDEAQNLTPHEIKTILTRAGENTKIILTGDPYQIDNPYVDAASNGLTYVVERMKQEAIAGHVTLVKGERSALATIAANLL
- a CDS encoding ParB/RepB/Spo0J family partition protein, translated to MPLNSNDLLKLDKNKPVTFNHKFHGTSKNYYQNQVIEYIPINNIEPLEEQPRTYFDPESLDELAQSIRTYGILQPVIVSLDENEKIKIIAGERRWKAAQIAGLDKIPCIVRDLNDHSSLELALIENIQREALSAVEEAQTYKKLLDEHNYTQETLASRIGKNRATISNTIRLLSLPDKILDDLNLKIITAGHARALCAIDNSKLQLKAHSIIVKKKLSVRQAEELIKSLKLDKPHKTLTDSISPDLRYICDQYKGHLGTKVKITGDTNKGKIEISYYTLDDLERISELILGSIIPPPKNS
- a CDS encoding substrate-binding periplasmic protein, which codes for MKLLLIKISLCILVTNMQSYAFENEKKVIELGQIVNIPHQKICAGILNIIYNKANIPFHINVLPGWRSIFETFKGNLDGEVCRYTKFADDHAQLIKIVPSIYFISPTIFSTKELNFREITKDSFKNYRVGIIKGLPGFEDYLSKVKTLESVNSIEQLIQMLLLDRIDLFITSRINANIVMKKMGNTTKIKYSYSPENFQTPLYHFLSNKFQSQVSILQKILSDMEQSGELKALQRRLELNEINQVKKE
- a CDS encoding ATP synthase F0 subunit B, which produces MAGSLDIYPFHDTEGAIRFGIQVGIFLVGVYIAQRLIIQPAVKLHNERRRRTIGATEASRLENDRARKLEMQYLEELKKGAEEAKRLKAEQINAAQKIATEIITENQTKAEAYLDDVKARLEAERTKAKSDLPNQVKELVSTIYKKIGVACLSFILGYELLNSNKAFATPGDGSTPSFWYGVFWPYFQFVIYLAAIIFFAKKPIANMLDKNRTELRAKLSEAKEASLLAERKVKEYEAQIASLEEEISKLKEQSLFDAKIEREKILNDATKLSESILKDAQRAANEMITRTKEEIKHELFSLALNEVEKSLTAEQLHSLDAKLKSETIEGIRSLN
- the atpH gene encoding ATP synthase F1 subunit delta, translating into MNKFSGPLARRYGTALFECGLDAVKKGTSFNEFVEITRVLASIFTRKMTGFFVNPTLSLEEKLILLDTVLEKILAGREIPLELKEFLKLMLENHRFSEIQPVLKNFLLRADEHIGVARATISSATKLSESGQAEFSAVLESVLNKKIILESKIDESLRSGFVIKVGNTNVDASLRSRLLNLKESLS
- the atpA gene encoding F0F1 ATP synthase subunit alpha produces the protein MEHIRVDEISQLLKQKIQAFGQKAEVSETGTVVSIADGMARIYGLEKALISELIQFENGVKGIVLNLEEDNVGVAVFSGSETIREGMQVRRTGKVNSIPVGPQLLGRVVNALGEPIDGLGELNTQDHSPVEIKAPGIMARKSVHEPLQTGIKSIDSMIPIGRGQRELIIGDRQTGKTAIAIDTIINQKGSGVKCIYVAIGQKYSTIAQVVEKLRRAGALEYTTIVVAGASEAATLQFMAPYTGCTIGEYFRDRGEHAVIFYDDLTKHAQAYRELSLLLRRPPGREAYPGDVFYLHSRLLERACKLSDDLGAGSLTAFPIIETQANDISAYIPTNVISITDGQIFLEADLFNAGMRPAVNAGLSVSRVGGAAQTGSMKQVAGNLRLELAQYRELAAFAQFGSDLDAATRKQINRGQRLTELLKQAQYSPLPMEKQVLTIFAAINGYLDNIEVRYVGTFERQMLNYFEATHKNILDEIATGKKMSSELQAEIKKALDDFAKRFEPNASKS
- a CDS encoding F0F1 ATP synthase subunit gamma; the protein is MPASLKDLRSKIKSVKGTQQITKAMKLVSAAKFGRAQHNVVNSRPYAHSLAQLTSKLAGVVSGGCTHPLMNESASKIAAVLVISSERGLCGGYNANVTKQAIKTISELEAEGYKVVTTCIGKKAFQALNRRRKLQLKIKEDALFASENDYCVNPDVLIDNSGLVSITAPFDKPTNANATRLSDAFGKLYSDGKIGKFVVVYNKFQSAMSQTPTADVVLPLHIGVSSMQAEPIFEPEVDELLSFVIPRYMASRMFQTLLEAIASEHGARMTAMDNATRNAKEMERKLQITYQRARQAAITKELIEIISGAEAL
- the atpD gene encoding F0F1 ATP synthase subunit beta, which produces MSGSGKIIQVMGPVVDVQFEHGNLPEIYHALRTTNTSINNDKENLVLEVAQHLGENTVRAIAMDSTEGLSRGVAVRNTGKQISVPVGNNVLGRILNVIGDPIDGKGAVEYSKEYQIHRKAPDFTRQSTKLEMLETGIKVVDLLAPYQKGGKIGLFGGAGVGKTVLIMELINNIAKQHGGYSVFAGVGERTREGNDLYHEMKDSGVLDKVALVYGQMNEPPGARARVALSGLSVAEYFRDEQNQDVLFFVDNIFRFTQAGAEISALLGRIPSAVGYQPNLATEMGDLQERITSTNTGSITSVQAIYVPADDYTDPAPATTFAHLDATTNLDRSLTEKGIYPAVHPLNSTSRILDPQIVGDEHYNTARKVQQILQRYKELQDIIAILGMDELSEEDKLVVARARRIERFLSQPFHVAEVFTGNPGRYVKVADTVRSFKEVCEGKWDHLPESAFYMVGSIEEAVEKARKMGVTV
- the atpC gene encoding ATP synthase F1 subunit epsilon, yielding MVEAKGNMRVVILTPYKRLLDLSGVTEIYFPIDHGTIGVLPGHAPMVSAVGTGVVVYTQNEVAGFYKVSGGVAEISGSSVTLLVDVGEDASTIDLDRAKNALERAQNRLAAKASDSIDMKRAEAARARALARIEAVELHSGKSVQTK